In Candidatus Kaistella beijingensis, a genomic segment contains:
- a CDS encoding ABC transporter ATP-binding protein — protein MIYGTLVLTFLGALMAQVNPLVLKYTVDEVTHLTQLPNPMQEGIHVLVIISAILLGKELLNIFIQFGQKFYGEKIRINVSSVLAQSAIDKILTYRVAYFNDENHESGKLQIRIDRGIESLTKLVQNFFIDILPLFSNAIIALVIMYMQNVYVGLVSTVVVPIYFYVSSLQAKKLSGVRRQLRNQREQKTSGLLNLINSIMVIKSFVREKFEGKKQYDLQMQLMESQMFTRRTNFIYDGLKTFIEQFGVVLIILLTVYLVLDQQMTIGAIMLHILLFNNVSAPIRQLHRIYDDMNDAMIYAEGYFDILNADEETEPNGKFIENDIKGEFELKNVDFTYPNGTKALNNVSMLIENGKTTALVGLSGAGKSTVINLLCKFYLPDSGQILLDGVNLNDYENTFLRDDIGLVLQKNHIFKGSIEDNIRYGNMNASFEEIETAAKKAYLHNQILELPDQYNHDATQLSGGQQQRIAIARLFLKDPPIIFLDEPTASLDAIATEQIKNSLDAIKAGRTVIIISHSLSQILDSDKIYVMKKGEVVESGTHDELINMNGTYREIFDASARSLNLDKLVSSYREN, from the coding sequence ATGATTTACGGAACTTTGGTGTTGACTTTTTTAGGTGCGTTAATGGCGCAAGTGAATCCGTTGGTTTTAAAATATACCGTTGATGAAGTAACGCATTTAACCCAACTTCCGAATCCGATGCAGGAAGGAATTCACGTTTTGGTCATTATTTCCGCAATTTTATTGGGAAAAGAATTGTTGAATATTTTCATTCAGTTTGGGCAGAAATTTTATGGCGAGAAGATTAGGATAAATGTAAGTTCTGTTTTGGCACAATCCGCCATAGACAAAATTTTAACCTATCGTGTTGCCTATTTTAATGACGAGAACCACGAATCGGGAAAACTGCAAATCCGCATCGACAGAGGAATTGAGAGTTTGACGAAATTGGTTCAGAACTTTTTCATCGATATTTTGCCGCTCTTTTCCAATGCGATTATTGCGCTCGTTATTATGTATATGCAGAATGTGTACGTTGGTTTGGTTTCCACCGTGGTTGTTCCTATTTACTTCTATGTCAGTTCATTACAGGCAAAAAAATTGTCGGGAGTTCGTCGCCAGTTGAGAAATCAACGGGAACAGAAAACTTCGGGACTTTTAAATTTAATCAATTCAATTATGGTGATTAAAAGTTTCGTCCGTGAAAAATTTGAGGGAAAGAAGCAATACGATTTACAGATGCAATTGATGGAAAGTCAAATGTTTACACGAAGAACCAATTTTATTTATGATGGTTTAAAGACTTTTATCGAGCAATTCGGCGTGGTTTTAATTATTTTGCTCACCGTTTATCTCGTTCTCGATCAACAAATGACGATTGGTGCGATTATGCTTCATATTTTGTTGTTTAATAACGTTTCTGCGCCGATTCGGCAACTTCACCGAATTTATGATGATATGAATGATGCAATGATTTATGCAGAAGGATATTTCGACATTTTGAATGCCGATGAAGAAACCGAACCCAACGGAAAATTTATTGAAAATGACATCAAGGGAGAGTTTGAATTGAAAAATGTGGACTTCACGTATCCAAACGGAACGAAGGCTTTAAACAACGTTTCCATGCTCATTGAAAACGGAAAGACTACTGCTTTGGTTGGCTTAAGCGGTGCAGGAAAATCTACAGTCATTAACCTTTTGTGTAAATTTTATCTTCCCGATTCGGGCCAAATTTTGTTGGATGGCGTGAATTTGAACGATTACGAAAACACTTTTTTACGTGACGATATTGGTTTGGTTTTACAGAAAAACCATATTTTTAAAGGAAGTATCGAAGACAACATCCGTTACGGAAACATGAACGCGAGTTTTGAGGAAATTGAAACCGCCGCAAAAAAGGCCTATTTACACAACCAAATTTTAGAATTACCTGATCAGTACAACCACGATGCAACGCAACTTTCCGGCGGACAACAACAGCGGATTGCGATAGCAAGATTGTTCCTGAAAGATCCACCCATTATCTTTCTCGATGAACCTACTGCAAGTTTGGACGCGATTGCCACGGAACAAATCAAAAATTCTTTGGATGCTATTAAAGCTGGTAGAACGGTGATTATCATTTCGCATTCACTATCTCAAATTTTAGACAGCGACAAGATTTATGTAATGAAAAAAGGGGAAGTGGTAGAAAGCGGAACCCACGATGAATTGATCAATATGAACGGAACTTATCGCGAAATTTTTGATGCTTCGGCCAGAAGTTTGAACTTGGATAAACTCGTAAGTTCGTATCGGGAAAATTAA
- a CDS encoding RNA polymerase sigma factor, translating into MSAKEKEFSQLIKDNQGLIIKVSRLYTNSIEDEQDLFQEIVLQLWRSYDTFKGQSKISTWMYRVALNTAITLFRKKTKSPQTDELQDFHYKDFVEDDEEKQQQISTLYKVIKMLPNVERAIVTMYLDDLPYKDIAENLGITEVNARVKMNRLKKTLKELMEKHG; encoded by the coding sequence TTGAGCGCGAAAGAAAAAGAATTTTCACAATTAATCAAGGATAATCAAGGTTTGATTATCAAGGTTTCGCGGCTTTATACCAATTCGATCGAAGATGAGCAGGATTTATTTCAAGAAATCGTGTTACAACTTTGGCGTTCTTACGACACATTCAAAGGTCAGTCGAAAATTTCGACATGGATGTATCGTGTCGCTTTAAATACGGCAATAACCCTTTTCCGAAAGAAAACAAAATCACCACAAACAGACGAACTGCAAGATTTTCATTATAAGGATTTTGTGGAAGACGATGAGGAAAAACAACAGCAAATCTCAACACTTTACAAGGTCATCAAAATGTTGCCAAACGTGGAAAGAGCGATTGTGACGATGTATCTCGACGATTTGCCTTACAAAGATATCGCAGAAAACTTGGGTATTACCGAAGTGAACGCACGTGTGAAAATGAACCGACTGAAAAAAACTTTAAAAGAACTGATGGAAAAACATGGCTGA
- a CDS encoding beta-carotene 15,15'-monooxygenase — MAEFDLDHLKKTWQEQEVQPKYDSPQIEAMLNKSSRNYVKYILWISIAEFLVILGLNFYYSFIGDDSESFMNILGKLGIENTVDLQADFAHLYFVLKFVSLVLTGVFVVLFYQNYKKINVESNLKKFILQIISFKKTVNIFILANILLLVFFTAVLTVFTFYILSQQHIQLSHPTLIGFIVGTVLMTILSIVLIWLYYRIVYGIIMKRLGKNLDELKKMESVE; from the coding sequence ATGGCTGAATTTGATTTAGACCACTTAAAGAAAACTTGGCAGGAACAGGAAGTTCAGCCGAAATATGACAGTCCGCAAATTGAGGCGATGCTGAATAAATCCTCACGAAATTATGTGAAATACATTTTGTGGATTAGTATTGCTGAATTTTTGGTGATTCTGGGTCTGAACTTTTATTACTCTTTTATCGGAGATGACTCTGAAAGTTTCATGAATATTCTTGGAAAACTCGGCATTGAAAACACCGTAGATTTACAAGCAGATTTTGCCCATCTTTATTTTGTTTTAAAATTCGTCAGTTTAGTGTTGACAGGCGTTTTCGTGGTTTTGTTTTATCAAAATTATAAAAAAATTAACGTAGAATCGAACCTCAAGAAATTCATACTGCAAATCATCAGTTTCAAGAAAACGGTGAATATTTTTATCCTTGCGAATATCTTACTGTTGGTTTTCTTTACCGCAGTTCTTACGGTTTTTACCTTTTATATCTTGTCACAACAACATATTCAGTTAAGTCACCCAACTTTAATTGGTTTTATTGTGGGAACCGTTTTAATGACGATACTTAGCATTGTTTTGATTTGGCTTTATTACCGAATTGTGTACGGAATTATCATGAAGAGATTGGGGAAAAATCTGGATGAGTTGAAGAAAATGGAAAGCGTGGAATAA
- the rpoN gene encoding RNA polymerase factor sigma-54 has product MLKQNLQLRLGQKLAPQQIQLMKLIQLHTLEFEEELERELEENPALEKVQEESKEEDYSSLDEGFEDEGTDSIDTDFDVNEYIFDDEPAYKTASSNYSADDEEFDNQSLLTEGQSLYDYLLEQIRLINIEDEDLKIAEYIIGNLDNDGYLRREVKQIVDDLAFSQGVYSTKEKVTDILENYVQKLDPPGVGARNLQECLLLQIEKKVSADKAVILAGNILRNQFDALTNKHYNKIIQKYDIEEEDLKDALEVISKLSPKVGGNFDTQTITINQEIIPDFVIQVKENGKKGVDVIPLLNSKNAPTLRVSDEYKDILTTYSHDKTSAEHKQAALFIKQKLDAAKWYIDAINQRQNTLLQTISAIVKLQKDYFITGDDKSLKPMILKDVADITGFDISTISRVVKSKYADTPNGIVYLKNLFSDSLTNDDGEEVSTKEIKTHLQEVINSENKRKPLTDDALVGLLKEKGYNIARRTIAKYREQLNIPVARLRKEL; this is encoded by the coding sequence ATGTTAAAACAAAACCTACAATTACGTCTCGGGCAGAAATTGGCGCCACAGCAAATCCAACTCATGAAGTTGATACAGCTTCACACCTTGGAATTTGAGGAAGAATTGGAGCGCGAACTCGAAGAAAATCCAGCTTTGGAAAAAGTGCAGGAAGAATCAAAAGAAGAGGACTATTCATCTCTTGACGAAGGTTTTGAAGATGAAGGAACCGACAGCATCGACACCGATTTCGATGTTAATGAATATATTTTTGACGACGAACCTGCCTACAAAACCGCATCAAGTAATTATTCTGCGGATGATGAAGAGTTTGATAACCAGTCACTTTTAACGGAAGGTCAGTCGCTTTACGATTATCTTTTAGAGCAAATTCGCCTCATCAATATCGAGGACGAAGATTTGAAGATTGCAGAATACATCATCGGAAACCTTGATAACGACGGCTATCTTAGAAGAGAGGTAAAACAGATTGTGGATGATTTGGCATTTTCACAAGGTGTTTATTCGACGAAAGAAAAAGTAACCGATATTTTAGAAAATTACGTTCAGAAGTTGGATCCACCCGGAGTTGGTGCGCGAAATCTTCAGGAATGTCTGCTCCTTCAAATCGAGAAAAAAGTAAGTGCCGATAAAGCGGTGATTTTGGCGGGAAATATTCTGCGAAATCAGTTTGATGCATTGACCAACAAACATTACAATAAAATTATTCAGAAATACGATATCGAAGAAGAGGATTTGAAAGATGCATTGGAAGTCATTTCAAAACTTTCCCCAAAAGTCGGCGGAAACTTCGATACACAGACGATTACCATTAATCAGGAAATTATTCCCGATTTTGTTATTCAAGTTAAAGAAAATGGCAAAAAAGGAGTGGATGTTATTCCATTATTGAACAGCAAGAATGCTCCGACTTTGCGTGTGTCCGATGAATACAAAGATATTTTGACAACCTATTCCCACGATAAAACTTCGGCGGAACATAAACAGGCTGCACTTTTTATCAAGCAAAAATTAGATGCGGCGAAATGGTATATCGACGCGATTAACCAAAGACAAAACACTTTGCTTCAGACGATTTCTGCGATTGTAAAACTGCAAAAAGATTACTTCATTACAGGTGACGACAAATCTTTAAAACCTATGATTTTAAAGGATGTTGCAGATATTACAGGTTTCGATATTTCCACGATTTCACGTGTGGTAAAAAGCAAATATGCAGACACGCCGAATGGAATTGTTTACTTAAAAAATCTCTTCTCCGATTCTTTAACCAATGACGACGGTGAAGAAGTTTCTACCAAAGAAATTAAAACCCATCTTCAAGAAGTCATTAATAGCGAGAACAAGAGAAAGCCTTTAACAGACGACGCTTTAGTTGGTTTGTTGAAAGAAAAAGGGTACAATATCGCAAGAAGAACGATTGCAAAATACCGCGAACAGTTGAATATTCCTGTGGCGAGATTGAGAAAAGAACTGTAG
- the asnS gene encoding asparagine--tRNA ligase has product MRTTIKELLTDYKKLLHHDITVQGWVRAFRSNRFIALNDGSTINNIQIVVDFENFDENIIKNISTASSLKVVGEVIESQGSGQNIEIIAKKIQILGDNFTEERDKTILQPKKHSLEVLREQAHLRFRTNLFGAIFRVRSAVSFAIHQFFNQHQFMYMNTPIITGADAEGAGEMFGVTNFDLNEIPRDENGDIDFEQDFFGKKTNLTVSGQLNVETAMMGLGRVYTFGPTFRAENSNTTRHLAEFWMVEPEVAFNNLEDNIDLAEDFLKYVIGYVLENCKDDLEFLDKRFAEEQKQKPEKDRAAEGLIQKLENVIKKRFKRVSYTEAIDILKNSKENKKGKFQFPIEEWGADLQSEHERYLVEKHFESPVVLFDYPKEIKAFYMKLNEDGKTVAAMDVLFPGIGEIIGGSQREDKFDVLTEKMKAMNVDAHELWWYLDTRKFGSVPHAGFGLGLERLVLFVTGMTNIRDVIPFPRTPHNAEF; this is encoded by the coding sequence ATGAGAACGACGATTAAAGAATTACTTACTGATTACAAAAAGCTTTTACATCACGACATCACCGTTCAAGGTTGGGTCAGAGCTTTTCGTTCGAACAGATTCATCGCTTTGAACGATGGTTCCACGATTAACAACATTCAAATCGTGGTGGATTTTGAAAATTTTGACGAGAATATCATTAAAAATATTTCAACCGCCTCTTCACTAAAGGTTGTAGGTGAAGTAATTGAAAGTCAGGGAAGTGGGCAAAACATCGAAATCATCGCTAAAAAAATTCAGATTCTTGGCGACAACTTTACCGAAGAAAGAGACAAAACCATTCTTCAGCCCAAAAAACACTCACTTGAAGTTCTTCGTGAGCAGGCGCATTTGCGTTTCAGAACCAATCTTTTCGGGGCAATTTTTAGGGTGAGAAGTGCGGTGAGTTTTGCAATTCATCAGTTCTTCAACCAACATCAGTTCATGTATATGAACACGCCGATTATCACAGGAGCCGATGCAGAAGGAGCAGGAGAAATGTTCGGAGTAACCAATTTCGATTTGAATGAAATTCCAAGAGATGAAAACGGTGATATCGATTTTGAACAGGACTTTTTCGGGAAGAAAACAAATCTTACTGTTTCGGGTCAGCTGAATGTGGAAACGGCGATGATGGGATTGGGAAGAGTTTATACTTTCGGCCCAACTTTCCGTGCCGAAAATTCTAACACAACGCGTCATTTGGCGGAATTTTGGATGGTGGAGCCCGAAGTTGCTTTCAACAATTTGGAAGACAACATTGATTTGGCGGAAGATTTCTTGAAGTACGTCATCGGCTACGTTTTGGAAAACTGTAAAGACGATTTGGAATTTTTAGATAAAAGATTTGCGGAAGAACAAAAGCAAAAACCTGAGAAAGACAGAGCTGCAGAAGGTTTGATTCAAAAGCTGGAGAACGTGATTAAGAAAAGATTTAAACGCGTTTCTTACACGGAAGCTATTGACATCCTTAAAAATTCAAAAGAAAATAAAAAAGGAAAATTCCAGTTCCCAATTGAAGAATGGGGTGCAGATTTGCAAAGTGAGCACGAAAGATATTTGGTGGAAAAGCATTTTGAAAGTCCTGTAGTTTTGTTCGATTATCCGAAAGAAATTAAGGCTTTCTATATGAAACTGAACGAAGACGGAAAAACGGTTGCCGCAATGGACGTGCTTTTCCCAGGCATTGGAGAAATTATCGGTGGTTCGCAGAGAGAAGACAAATTTGATGTTTTAACAGAGAAAATGAAGGCGATGAATGTTGATGCACACGAACTTTGGTGGTATTTGGATACGAGAAAATTCGGTTCCGTTCCACATGCAGGATTTGGACTTGGTTTGGAAAGACTGGTTCTTTTCGTGACGGGAATGACCAATATTCGTGACGTAATTCCTTTCCCGAGGACGCCTCATAATGCGGAGTTCTAA
- a CDS encoding LA_2272 family surface repeat-containing protein, which translates to MKKLLIISTLIFSSFSFAQDSLSIRKTKVIAFSPKKFIADNANGINFGILDEYDHQKINGINFQLNPFVLIYPLLPKGIDVPTEQNATVTVNGLSISTGGMTDGKKLNGFAISAYHHAMITNGISANFYNNTSGKLNGIHVSGFANNSDKGAGITVAAMGNYSENFSGIQLAFFNKAKSMKGVQIGLSNKSDKLKGLQVGLWNKNGKRSLPIFNF; encoded by the coding sequence ATGAAAAAGCTACTCATTATTTCAACACTCATTTTTTCATCATTTTCTTTCGCACAAGATTCTCTTTCGATAAGGAAAACTAAAGTGATTGCCTTTTCGCCGAAGAAGTTTATCGCAGACAATGCAAACGGAATCAATTTTGGTATTTTGGATGAATATGACCATCAGAAAATCAACGGAATTAATTTTCAATTGAATCCTTTCGTTTTAATTTACCCCCTGCTTCCGAAAGGAATTGATGTTCCAACTGAACAAAATGCAACGGTCACCGTAAACGGTTTAAGCATTTCAACCGGAGGAATGACCGATGGAAAAAAACTGAATGGCTTTGCTATTTCTGCGTATCATCACGCAATGATTACCAACGGAATCAGTGCAAATTTCTACAACAATACTTCAGGAAAACTCAATGGAATCCACGTTTCAGGTTTTGCGAACAATTCCGACAAGGGAGCGGGAATCACGGTTGCCGCAATGGGAAATTATTCGGAGAACTTTAGCGGAATTCAGCTGGCTTTTTTCAATAAGGCAAAATCAATGAAAGGCGTTCAAATCGGTTTGTCTAACAAATCCGACAAGCTCAAAGGTTTACAAGTCGGATTATGGAACAAAAACGGAAAGCGCAGTTTGCCGATTTTTAATTTCTAG
- the rimM gene encoding ribosome maturation factor RimM (Essential for efficient processing of 16S rRNA), producing the protein MKKEDCYFLGKITRRHGLQGNVFLKLDTDQPEMYNKLDSIFIEINGLLVPFFVAKQSWSKGDTLIISYKNSTEALVDQTIGRDVFMPLSALPKLSGNKFYYHEVIGFEIREVDGKTCGNIVSVNDQTAQHYFILDLAGKEIIIPIIKDWILELNREQKYLKMQLPEGLMDVFLVPSKKDE; encoded by the coding sequence ATGAAAAAAGAAGACTGCTATTTTCTAGGAAAAATCACGCGAAGACACGGATTACAAGGAAATGTTTTCCTGAAACTAGACACCGACCAACCTGAAATGTACAACAAACTCGACTCTATTTTTATTGAAATCAATGGTTTGTTGGTTCCTTTTTTCGTTGCCAAACAATCTTGGAGTAAAGGCGATACGTTGATTATTTCGTATAAAAATTCCACTGAAGCTTTAGTTGACCAAACTATTGGTAGAGATGTATTTATGCCACTTTCTGCGCTTCCGAAACTTTCAGGGAACAAGTTTTACTATCATGAAGTAATTGGTTTTGAAATCAGAGAAGTAGACGGAAAAACTTGCGGTAACATCGTTTCAGTCAACGATCAAACTGCGCAACATTATTTCATCCTCGATTTGGCGGGGAAGGAAATTATTATTCCGATTATCAAGGACTGGATTCTTGAATTGAACCGTGAGCAAAAGTATTTAAAAATGCAGCTTCCCGAAGGTTTGATGGATGTTTTCCTGGTACCGTCGAAAAAGGATGAATAA
- a CDS encoding 30S ribosomal protein S16 → MSVKIRLQRHGKKGKPFFHIVVADARAKRDGKFIEKLGTYNPVANPAIIDLNVDSAVKWLNNGAQPSDTARAILSYKGALYKKHLMGGVAKGAFDEAEAEKRFNAWLENKEKQVEDKKSSLSQSKADAKKAALEAEAKVNQARLDAVAKAEADAKAAEEAQLAEAKAAEEAANTPAVEETTEEVVAETTEEPTAEAEGAEEPQA, encoded by the coding sequence ATGTCAGTAAAAATTAGATTACAAAGACACGGGAAAAAAGGGAAACCTTTCTTCCACATCGTAGTTGCCGATGCAAGAGCAAAAAGAGACGGTAAATTCATCGAGAAACTGGGAACTTACAATCCTGTTGCAAATCCTGCAATTATCGACCTGAACGTGGATTCAGCGGTAAAATGGTTGAACAACGGTGCACAACCGAGCGACACAGCCAGAGCAATCCTTTCTTACAAAGGCGCGCTTTACAAAAAACACTTGATGGGTGGAGTTGCTAAAGGTGCTTTCGACGAGGCTGAAGCTGAAAAAAGATTCAACGCTTGGTTGGAAAACAAAGAAAAACAAGTTGAAGACAAAAAATCTTCGTTGTCTCAATCTAAAGCGGATGCTAAAAAAGCAGCTTTAGAAGCAGAAGCTAAAGTAAATCAGGCAAGATTAGACGCCGTTGCAAAAGCAGAAGCTGATGCAAAAGCAGCTGAAGAAGCTCAATTGGCAGAAGCTAAAGCAGCAGAGGAAGCAGCAAACACTCCTGCTGTAGAAGAAACTACTGAAGAAGTTGTAGCTGAAACAACTGAAGAACCAACTGCAGAAGCAGAAGGAGCTGAAGAGCCACAAGCTTAA
- a CDS encoding peroxiredoxin, with translation MSIKLGDIAPNFQADSSLGELDFYNFLGDSWGILFSHPADYTPVCTTELGMTSKLKSEFDKRNTKVIALSVDDAEDHRGWIKDINETQNCAVDFPIIADKDKKVSEMYDFIHPNASATATVRSLLIIDPEKKVRLIITYPASTGRNFNEILRVLDSLQLTDNYKVATPVNWNDGDDVIVPPAISTEDARGIFPKGVTELKPYLRYTPQPNK, from the coding sequence ATGTCAATTAAATTAGGCGATATCGCACCGAATTTTCAAGCTGATTCTTCTTTGGGAGAACTCGATTTTTATAACTTTTTAGGGGATTCTTGGGGGATTTTGTTTTCCCATCCTGCAGATTACACTCCGGTTTGTACCACAGAATTGGGAATGACTTCCAAACTGAAAAGTGAGTTCGATAAAAGAAACACCAAAGTCATCGCGCTTTCTGTAGATGATGCAGAAGACCACCGTGGTTGGATTAAAGACATCAACGAAACCCAAAACTGCGCCGTAGATTTCCCAATCATCGCAGATAAAGACAAAAAAGTTTCCGAAATGTACGATTTCATCCATCCAAACGCTTCTGCAACGGCAACAGTTCGTTCGCTTCTCATCATCGACCCTGAAAAGAAAGTTCGTTTAATCATTACTTATCCCGCTTCAACTGGAAGAAATTTCAATGAAATTCTTCGTGTGCTCGATTCTTTACAATTAACCGACAACTACAAAGTGGCAACTCCCGTAAATTGGAACGATGGTGATGATGTGATTGTTCCACCCGCAATTTCCACCGAAGATGCACGCGGAATTTTCCCGAAAGGGGTGACGGAACTGAAACCATATTTGCGATATACACCGCAACCGAATAAATAA
- a CDS encoding IS3 family transposase (programmed frameshift) produces MENREKTVEKRTQQDYTMAFKLGVVSRVEKGEFTYKQAQQHYGIQGRSTVLVWLRKYGNLDWSKPTIHTMLQSKETPAEKIKRLEKELADEKLKTKVLNMMIDISDKQYGTQIRKKFYAQTVRQLQEKGLSLSKICRLFGISRQAIYQQRQRLCVREKELEKVKRFVEEVRLEQPRIGTRKLYYLLKNKFRLENIKIGRDALFNYLRRENLLIYPKKRYTRTTFSKHWLRKHPNLLKTTCLKRKEQVFVSDITYIKTKTNVCYLSLVTDAYSRKIMGYELSENMNAENVVKALKMAVKNRTTHLPLIHHSDRGLQYCSEVYQKVLVKNKIKPSMTDGYDCYQNALAERINGILKQEFLIYKCKNIQDLKQMVKESIYIYNNKRPHLSLKMKTPETIHKKSGKSISSGLVS; encoded by the exons ATGGAAAATCGAGAGAAGACAGTAGAAAAGCGTACACAACAAGATTACACAATGGCTTTTAAATTAGGTGTTGTGAGTCGTGTAGAAAAGGGCGAATTCACTTACAAACAGGCACAACAACATTACGGTATCCAAGGCAGAAGCACCGTTTTGGTTTGGCTCAGAAAATATGGTAATTTAGATTGGAGCAAACCCACCATTCATACCATGTTACAATCCAAAGAAACACCCGCCGAAAAGATTAAAAGATTAGAGAAAGAATTAGCTGATGAGAAACTGAAAACCAAAGTTCTCAATATGATGATTGATATCTCCGACAAGCAATACGGCACACAGATCCGAAAAAAGT TTTACGCCCAAACAGTCAGACAACTCCAAGAAAAAGGATTGAGTTTATCCAAAATCTGCAGATTGTTTGGGATAAGCAGACAAGCCATTTACCAGCAGCGCCAAAGATTATGTGTTCGGGAAAAAGAATTGGAGAAAGTTAAACGATTTGTTGAGGAGGTTCGTTTAGAACAGCCCAGAATAGGAACAAGAAAACTTTATTATTTGCTTAAAAATAAGTTCAGGCTTGAAAACATAAAAATAGGCAGAGATGCGCTGTTCAATTATTTACGAAGAGAAAACCTGCTTATTTATCCTAAGAAAAGATATACAAGAACAACTTTCTCCAAACACTGGCTCAGAAAACACCCCAACCTTTTGAAAACGACTTGCCTAAAAAGAAAAGAACAGGTATTTGTAAGCGATATCACTTATATAAAAACCAAAACGAATGTCTGTTATTTATCTTTGGTTACGGATGCTTACAGCAGAAAAATAATGGGTTACGAATTAAGTGAAAATATGAATGCTGAAAATGTAGTCAAAGCTCTGAAAATGGCCGTTAAAAACAGAACAACACATCTTCCGCTTATTCATCACTCAGACAGGGGATTGCAATATTGCTCAGAAGTGTATCAGAAAGTACTTGTTAAAAACAAAATAAAACCTTCAATGACAGATGGCTATGATTGTTATCAAAATGCTTTGGCAGAAAGAATAAACGGAATATTGAAGCAAGAATTTTTAATTTATAAATGCAAAAACATTCAGGATTTAAAACAAATGGTTAAAGAAAGTATTTATATTTACAACAACAAAAGACCACATCTTAGTCTGAAGATGAAAACCCCGGAAACAATCCACAAAAAATCCGGAAAATCAATATCTTCCGGATTGGTATCTTAA